The Chamaesiphon minutus PCC 6605 DNA window AGCTTGAAGCACGATCGAGTGGCTAAACTTACTAGTTTGCATCCAATCATTCATTCCTACTGAGGTTGATAATCTCGACAATCGATTGCCTCTTCCGAGCAAGCTAGATGGGGATTGACAGTACATTTGAGATAGCAACTATTTGTAAAGTACTTACACTTATGGCAAGGGACTTGATGGAGCCGTTTGACATAAATAAATCCTGTCTTCCAATGATGGGCAATCTTCCAACAAGCTGTAAAAATTGTGCCCCAGACCAGCAGCAAACATATTAAAATCAGCATATTAATTTAACTCCATCTGTACAAAGCGATCGAGTGCCATAGTTGGTTCAACTTTCTGCCAAAAACATTGAATTCGATAACTTAGTAGTTCAAAATGAATGTGATGAAAAAAGTGTCCTCCAGTCGAACTGCGCCAAATTTCATCTGTGGATTTGAAGTAAGTAGTCCAACCATATAGAGCTGGTGAAGCGATCGCTGGATCGTCTTGACTACCACAAACGAGCAACGGCATTTCTACGCCACTTTCATCTAAGATATCCAATTTGAATAAAGAGTGATTCGATGGTGCTTCGACTAAATCTCGATCGAGTCGATCGACCAAATCGCTAACATGTCGGGCGCAAGCATCGGGAAATAAATTACTAGAAACTAACTTCAAAACACAGTGACGATTGGATGGTAAAGATTGTAACTGAGCATAATAGTAAGAATGCCAATTTATTCCTGGTTTAACTGCAACACTTAGCAATACTAATGAGGTCACTCGATCTGGATACAACCTAGCATAATTTAAAGCAACTACACCACCAATGCCATGACCGAGCAGATGAACGGGATCTGGAGAATTTGCTAAGTATTCATGCAGCAAGTTAACTGCTTTATCGATCGAACTACCTTCATCTAATGTTTGATAGTATTCCCAAAACTCAATTTTGACTACTTTAGATAAATTGTTGAGTAAGCGACGATGAAAATATTTGAGGCTGGGGCTAGCACTAACCCAGATAAATTTAGACATGTTAGAGTTGGGAGTTGAGGATTGAGAGTTGGTAAAGGCGATCGCTAATCAAATTTATGATGTCTAAAAAATGGTGATAAAATCCCACCATTACATACACTCTAATTCAATTTATTTAGAGGATGTCTAAAAAGTCTAATTGCTTCGTTTGCAGTGGGTAAATCCCCCTGTCTTGTCGCACACAAACGGGAGGGAACCTCCCGTTCGATGCGCCGCTAAATCCCCCTTTTTAAGGGGGACTACGAGTCTGGTTCCCCCCTTTTTAAGGGGGGCTAGGGGGGATTTTCTAGGGTTTAAGCTTAACGGAATTGAGTTTTCAGACATCCTCTTAGAGTCACTTATGCAAATTCTTTTTTAATTTGAGCGACCCAAACTTTAATTCGATCGTCAGTGAGTTCGGATTGATTATCTTCATCGATCGCCAAACCGACAAATTTACCATTTTTTACTGCTTTGGATTCACTAAAATCATATCCATCTGTCGGCCAATACCCGATCGTCTTACCACCACGATCTGAGATCTTGGCTTCCAAAATTCCCACGGCATCCATGAAATTATCTGCATATCCCAACTGATCTCCAGTACCGAAATAAGCAACAGTTTTACCACTAAAATCCATGCTATCTAGTTCTGGGAAGAAACCTTCCCAATCACTCTGTAGTTCGCCAATGTCCCAAGTCGGTGAAGCGATAATTAATTTGGTGTATCCATCGAAATCACTGACACTTACTTGAGACATATCATGAAGCTCGATCTCACCATCCCCAAATTCATCTCGAATCATTTCGGCAATACTTTCAGTTTTGCCAGTTTGAGTACCAAAAAAAAGTCCGATTTTTGACATGTATTTAATTCCAAGATAATGAATGTATTCCCAGCAAATCTTCCTAAAGCCTAAAGTCTAATTAACCAACCGAGCGCGATAAGCGTGCCAGAGATGTCCGACTAAAGCAGTAATA harbors:
- the fldA gene encoding flavodoxin FldA; the protein is MSKIGLFFGTQTGKTESIAEMIRDEFGDGEIELHDMSQVSVSDFDGYTKLIIASPTWDIGELQSDWEGFFPELDSMDFSGKTVAYFGTGDQLGYADNFMDAVGILEAKISDRGGKTIGYWPTDGYDFSESKAVKNGKFVGLAIDEDNQSELTDDRIKVWVAQIKKEFA
- a CDS encoding alpha/beta hydrolase, whose amino-acid sequence is MSKFIWVSASPSLKYFHRRLLNNLSKVVKIEFWEYYQTLDEGSSIDKAVNLLHEYLANSPDPVHLLGHGIGGVVALNYARLYPDRVTSLVLLSVAVKPGINWHSYYYAQLQSLPSNRHCVLKLVSSNLFPDACARHVSDLVDRLDRDLVEAPSNHSLFKLDILDESGVEMPLLVCGSQDDPAIASPALYGWTTYFKSTDEIWRSSTGGHFFHHIHFELLSYRIQCFWQKVEPTMALDRFVQMELN